A window of the Streptomyces sp. NBC_00454 genome harbors these coding sequences:
- a CDS encoding polysaccharide deacetylase family protein, with product MQLVRQKEHKTQQGHRIAAVARGRLGMAAMAALLVAGLATGCGSSGSAAPDKAAKAKAAAGAEGPGAAGALGNYAEKLKAAQQARAVAAKRWGLAKPPLMAPAAPKEKPEITTRKGFEVEDGDSLPPVFTTVPTEEKVVFLTIDDGAEKDPEFLKMMQELKLPYTAFLSDYLVRDNYPYFKQMQDAGVTLNNHTLNHRYMPALSYEKQRQEICGQQDTIEKQFGKRPTLFRPPYGNYNEDTLRAAKSCGIKYAPLWNEEAFPDRMDWREWDRDLHPGDIILTHFRGKEDWKGSMTDMIRHVMKTVTDKGYAVARLEDYL from the coding sequence ATGCAGCTAGTCCGACAAAAGGAACATAAGACGCAACAGGGTCACCGGATCGCGGCAGTTGCGCGAGGCCGGTTGGGGATGGCCGCCATGGCCGCACTGCTGGTCGCCGGATTGGCGACGGGGTGCGGATCCAGCGGCTCCGCAGCGCCGGACAAGGCCGCCAAGGCGAAGGCGGCCGCCGGTGCCGAGGGGCCCGGCGCGGCAGGTGCGCTCGGCAACTACGCCGAGAAGCTGAAGGCCGCCCAGCAGGCGCGGGCCGTCGCCGCCAAGCGGTGGGGGCTGGCCAAGCCGCCGCTGATGGCCCCGGCCGCTCCCAAGGAGAAGCCCGAGATCACCACCCGCAAGGGCTTCGAGGTCGAGGACGGCGACAGCCTGCCGCCGGTCTTCACCACCGTCCCCACGGAGGAGAAGGTCGTCTTCCTGACGATCGACGACGGTGCCGAGAAGGACCCCGAGTTCCTGAAGATGATGCAGGAGCTCAAGCTCCCGTACACCGCGTTCCTGAGCGACTACCTGGTGCGGGACAACTACCCGTACTTCAAGCAGATGCAGGACGCGGGCGTGACCCTGAACAACCACACGCTCAACCACCGCTACATGCCGGCGCTCTCCTACGAGAAGCAGCGGCAGGAGATCTGCGGTCAGCAGGACACGATCGAGAAGCAGTTCGGCAAGCGGCCCACGCTGTTCCGCCCGCCGTACGGCAACTACAACGAGGACACGCTGCGCGCGGCCAAGTCCTGCGGGATCAAGTACGCCCCCCTCTGGAACGAGGAGGCCTTCCCGGACCGGATGGACTGGCGCGAGTGGGACCGCGACCTGCACCCCGGTGACATCATCCTCACGCACTTCCGGGGCAAGGAAGACTGGAAGGGCAGCATGACTGACATGATCCGTCATGTCATGAAGACCGTCACGGACAAGGGATATGCCGTGGCCCGCTTGGAGGATTACTTGTGA
- the alr gene encoding alanine racemase: protein MNETPTRVYAEIDLDAVRANVRALRERAPRAEVMAVVKSDAYGHGAVPCARAALEAGATWLGTATPEEALALRAAGVGGRILCWLWTPGGPWREAIEADVDVAVSGMWALEEVRAAARAAGRTARIQLKADTGLGRNGCQPADWAELVGAAVAAQAEGTVHVTGLWSHFACADEPGHPSIALQLTAFRDMLAYAEKEGIEPEVRHIANSPATLTLPESHFDLVRCGLAVYGVSPAPELGTPAQLGLRPAMALKAFVALVKEVPAGHGVSYGHHYVTEDETRLALIPAGYADGIPRHASGRGPVLLGGRTRYAAGRVAMDQFVVDIGLEDRVLPGDEVVIFGDGERGEPTAEDWAQAAHTIAYEIVTRIGVRVPRVYRDGSTATAE, encoded by the coding sequence ATGAACGAGACACCCACGCGCGTGTACGCCGAGATCGATCTTGACGCCGTACGGGCGAACGTGCGCGCGTTGCGCGAGCGGGCGCCCCGGGCCGAGGTGATGGCCGTAGTCAAGTCCGACGCCTACGGCCACGGCGCCGTGCCCTGCGCCCGGGCGGCCCTCGAAGCCGGTGCGACCTGGCTCGGGACCGCCACCCCCGAAGAGGCGCTCGCGCTGCGCGCCGCCGGGGTCGGCGGGCGGATCCTGTGCTGGCTGTGGACCCCCGGCGGGCCGTGGCGGGAGGCCATCGAGGCCGACGTGGACGTCGCCGTCAGCGGGATGTGGGCCCTGGAGGAAGTGCGGGCGGCCGCCCGCGCCGCCGGCCGCACGGCCCGGATCCAGCTCAAGGCCGACACCGGCCTCGGCCGCAACGGCTGCCAGCCCGCCGACTGGGCCGAGCTCGTCGGCGCGGCCGTCGCCGCCCAGGCCGAGGGCACCGTTCACGTCACCGGGCTGTGGTCCCACTTCGCCTGCGCCGACGAGCCCGGACACCCCTCCATCGCGCTCCAGCTGACCGCCTTCCGCGACATGCTCGCGTACGCCGAGAAGGAGGGCATCGAGCCCGAGGTCCGGCACATCGCCAACTCGCCCGCCACCCTGACCCTGCCCGAGAGCCACTTCGACCTCGTCCGGTGCGGCCTCGCGGTGTACGGGGTCTCCCCGGCACCCGAGCTCGGCACCCCCGCCCAGCTCGGGCTGCGCCCCGCCATGGCCCTGAAGGCCTTCGTGGCCCTGGTCAAGGAGGTCCCCGCCGGACACGGCGTCAGCTACGGGCACCACTACGTGACCGAGGACGAGACCCGGCTCGCGCTCATCCCGGCCGGCTACGCCGACGGCATCCCGCGGCACGCCTCCGGCCGCGGCCCCGTCCTCCTCGGGGGCCGGACGCGGTACGCCGCCGGACGCGTGGCCATGGACCAGTTCGTCGTGGACATCGGCCTCGAGGACCGGGTCCTGCCCGGCGACGAGGTGGTCATCTTCGGCGACGGCGAACGCGGCGAGCCCACGGCCGAGGACTGGGCTCAAGCGGCGCACACGATCGCGTATGAGATCGTCACACGTATCGGGGTCAGGGTTCCCCGGGTGTACCGCGACGGAAGTACCGCAACGGCTGAGTGA
- the tsaB gene encoding tRNA (adenosine(37)-N6)-threonylcarbamoyltransferase complex dimerization subunit type 1 TsaB — MLLLAVDTATPAVTVALHDGESVLAESNQVDARRHGELLLPSVDKVLAEAGVKLEAVTGIVVGVGPGPYTGLRVGLVTASTFAAVLGVPVHGLCTLDGLAYAAGAAGIEGPFTVATDARRKEVYWARYEDPRTRVGEPAVDRPADIAERVAGLPAVGQGAQLYPEVFTDARAPEHQSAAALAALAVERLAAGQEFLPATPLYLRRPDAQVPKNYKVVTPQ; from the coding sequence GTGCTCTTGCTCGCTGTAGATACCGCCACGCCCGCCGTCACCGTCGCCCTGCACGACGGCGAGTCCGTCCTCGCCGAGTCGAACCAGGTCGACGCCCGCCGCCACGGGGAGCTCCTGCTGCCCTCCGTCGACAAGGTCCTCGCCGAGGCGGGGGTCAAGCTCGAAGCCGTCACCGGCATCGTCGTCGGCGTCGGCCCCGGCCCCTACACCGGGCTGCGGGTCGGACTCGTCACCGCCTCCACCTTCGCCGCCGTCCTCGGAGTGCCCGTGCACGGGCTGTGCACCCTCGACGGCCTGGCCTACGCGGCCGGCGCAGCCGGGATCGAGGGCCCCTTCACCGTGGCCACCGACGCGCGGCGCAAGGAGGTCTACTGGGCCCGGTACGAGGACCCGCGCACCCGGGTCGGCGAGCCCGCGGTGGACCGGCCGGCGGATATCGCCGAGCGGGTCGCGGGACTGCCCGCCGTCGGGCAGGGCGCGCAGCTCTACCCGGAGGTCTTCACCGACGCCCGCGCCCCGGAGCACCAGAGCGCCGCCGCGCTGGCGGCCCTGGCCGTGGAACGCCTGGCGGCCGGGCAGGAGTTCCTGCCCGCGACGCCGCTCTACCTGCGCCGCCCCGACGCGCAGGTGCCCAAGAACTACAAGGTGGTCACCCCGCAGTGA
- the tsaD gene encoding tRNA (adenosine(37)-N6)-threonylcarbamoyltransferase complex transferase subunit TsaD gives MADEPLVLGIETSCDETGVGIVRGTTLLADAIASSVDEHARFGGVVPEVASRAHLEAMVPTIERALKEAGVSARDLDGIAVTAGPGLAGALLVGVSAAKAYAYALGKPLYGVNHLASHICVDQLEHGPLPEPTMALLVSGGHSSLLLAPDITSDVRPLGATIDDAAGEAFDKIARVLQLGFPGGPVIDRLAREGDPKAINFPRGLTGPRDAAYDFSFSGLKTSVARWIEAKRKAGEEVPVRDVAASFQEAVVDVLTRKAIRACKDEGVDHLMIGGGVAANSRLRSLAQERCDAAGIVLRVPRPGLCTDNGAMVAALGAEMVKRNRPASDWDLSADSSLPVTDPHVPGRSSGHSHGDGHGHSHDHDHVHELSKDNLYS, from the coding sequence ATGGCTGACGAACCGCTCGTCCTCGGCATCGAGACCTCCTGCGACGAGACCGGCGTCGGCATCGTCCGGGGCACCACCCTCCTCGCGGACGCCATCGCGTCGAGCGTCGACGAGCACGCCCGCTTCGGCGGGGTCGTGCCCGAGGTGGCCTCCCGCGCGCACCTGGAGGCCATGGTCCCCACCATCGAGCGCGCCCTGAAGGAGGCCGGGGTCAGCGCCCGCGACCTGGACGGCATCGCCGTCACCGCCGGGCCGGGCCTGGCGGGGGCGCTGCTGGTGGGCGTCTCGGCCGCGAAGGCGTACGCGTACGCGCTGGGCAAGCCGCTGTACGGGGTGAACCACCTGGCCTCGCACATCTGCGTCGACCAGTTGGAGCACGGGCCGCTGCCGGAGCCGACGATGGCGCTGCTGGTCTCCGGCGGGCACTCCTCGCTGCTGCTGGCCCCCGACATCACCTCCGACGTGCGCCCGCTCGGCGCGACCATCGACGACGCGGCCGGCGAGGCCTTCGACAAGATCGCGCGCGTGCTCCAGCTGGGCTTCCCCGGCGGTCCGGTCATCGACCGCCTCGCGCGCGAGGGCGATCCGAAGGCGATCAACTTCCCGCGCGGGCTGACGGGGCCGCGCGACGCGGCGTACGACTTCTCCTTCTCCGGGCTCAAGACGTCCGTCGCCCGCTGGATCGAGGCGAAGCGGAAGGCGGGCGAGGAGGTGCCGGTGCGCGATGTGGCGGCCTCCTTCCAGGAAGCCGTGGTGGACGTGCTGACGCGCAAGGCGATCCGCGCGTGCAAGGACGAGGGCGTGGACCACCTGATGATCGGCGGCGGTGTCGCGGCCAATTCCCGGCTGCGCTCGCTCGCCCAGGAGCGCTGCGACGCCGCGGGGATCGTCCTGCGGGTGCCGCGGCCGGGGCTGTGCACGGACAACGGCGCGATGGTGGCGGCGCTGGGCGCGGAGATGGTCAAGCGGAACAGGCCGGCTTCGGACTGGGACCTGTCGGCGGACTCCTCGCTGCCGGTGACGGACCCGCACGTTCCCGGCCGTTCTTCCGGCCATTCCCACGGGGACGGGCACGGCCACAGCCACGACCACGACCACGTGCACGAGCTGAGCAAGGACAACCTGTACTCGTGA
- a CDS encoding NAD(P)H-hydrate dehydratase yields MRTAYSVETVRAAERELMARLPEGALMQRAAAGLAAVCARLLPRVYGARVVLLVGPGDNGGDALYAGARLARRGAGVTAVAMDPARVHAGGLAALRAAGGRLAEEVPHRADLVLDGLVGIGGRGGLRPAAAALVERIPEGATVVAVDLPSGVDADTGEVAGAAVRADVTVTFGAHKPGLLIDPGAGRAGVVHLVDIGLSFPAEPDAQAPQHAEVARLLPVPARTSDKYRRGVVGIIAGSARYPGAAVLAVAGALRGGAGAVRYVGPPAVADAVLARYPETLIGPGRVQAWVVGPGLGEDPAAAEALAQPVPVLVDADGLRGLDPGALRARSAETVLTPHAGEAAALLGVAREVVEAGRLAAVRELAGRYGATALLKGSTTLVCSGDARTVRVNPTGTAWLATAGSGDVLSGLAGSLLAAGLSGADAASVAAYLHGLAGRIASDGGPLLAHDIAAALPAAWREVAAG; encoded by the coding sequence ATGCGTACTGCTTACAGCGTGGAGACCGTACGGGCCGCCGAGCGCGAGCTGATGGCCCGGCTGCCCGAGGGCGCCCTGATGCAGCGGGCGGCGGCGGGACTGGCCGCCGTCTGCGCCCGGCTGCTGCCCCGGGTGTACGGGGCCAGGGTCGTCCTGCTGGTCGGCCCCGGGGACAACGGCGGCGACGCCCTGTACGCGGGCGCCCGCCTGGCCCGGCGCGGGGCCGGGGTGACGGCGGTGGCGATGGATCCGGCGCGGGTGCACGCGGGCGGCCTGGCCGCGCTGCGGGCCGCGGGAGGCCGCCTCGCCGAGGAGGTGCCGCACCGGGCGGACCTGGTCCTGGACGGGCTGGTCGGCATCGGCGGGCGCGGCGGGCTGCGGCCGGCGGCGGCCGCGCTGGTGGAGCGGATCCCGGAGGGCGCGACGGTGGTGGCCGTGGACCTGCCGAGCGGGGTGGACGCGGACACCGGTGAGGTGGCGGGGGCGGCCGTACGGGCCGATGTCACGGTGACCTTCGGGGCCCACAAGCCGGGGCTGCTCATCGACCCGGGGGCCGGCAGGGCCGGGGTGGTGCACCTGGTGGACATCGGGCTGTCCTTCCCCGCGGAGCCCGACGCACAGGCCCCGCAGCACGCGGAGGTGGCCCGGCTGCTGCCGGTGCCCGCGCGGACCAGCGACAAGTACCGGCGGGGCGTGGTCGGGATCATCGCCGGGTCCGCCCGGTACCCGGGTGCGGCGGTGCTCGCCGTGGCGGGGGCCCTGCGGGGCGGCGCGGGCGCCGTGCGGTACGTGGGACCCCCGGCGGTCGCGGACGCCGTGCTCGCCCGCTACCCCGAGACGCTGATCGGGCCCGGCCGGGTCCAGGCCTGGGTGGTCGGTCCGGGGCTGGGCGAGGACCCGGCCGCCGCCGAGGCGCTGGCGCAGCCCGTGCCGGTCCTGGTGGACGCGGACGGGCTGCGCGGGCTGGACCCCGGGGCGCTGCGGGCGAGGTCGGCCGAGACGGTGCTGACCCCGCACGCCGGGGAGGCGGCGGCGCTGCTCGGGGTCGCCCGGGAGGTGGTGGAGGCGGGCCGGCTGGCGGCCGTGCGGGAGCTGGCCGGGCGGTACGGGGCGACGGCGCTCCTGAAGGGGTCGACGACGCTGGTGTGCTCCGGGGACGCGCGGACGGTACGGGTGAACCCGACGGGTACGGCGTGGCTGGCGACGGCCGGGAGCGGGGACGTGCTGTCGGGCCTCGCGGGGTCGCTGCTGGCGGCCGGGCTGTCCGGGGCCGACGCGGCGTCGGTGGCGGCGTACCTGCACGGCCTCGCGGGCCGCATCGCCTCGGACGGCGGCCCGCTGCTGGCCCACGACATCGCCGCCGCCCTGCCCGCCGCCTGGCGCGAGGTGGCCGCCGGCTGA
- the tsaE gene encoding tRNA (adenosine(37)-N6)-threonylcarbamoyltransferase complex ATPase subunit type 1 TsaE, producing MEEVPQAAVPEAGTEAHITVGSPDAMQDLGRRIAGLLRPGDLVLLTGELGAGKTTLTRGLGEGLGVRGAVTSPTFVIARVHPSLTGGPALVHVDAYRLGGGLDEMEDLDLDVSLPESVVVVEWGDGKVEELSDDRLHVVIRRAVGHEEVLDDVREVAVRGIGGRWSAGAGLETLAGVLSE from the coding sequence ATGGAAGAAGTACCGCAGGCAGCGGTTCCTGAAGCGGGGACCGAAGCGCACATCACCGTCGGCTCGCCCGACGCCATGCAGGACCTCGGCCGCCGGATCGCCGGTCTGCTCCGCCCCGGCGACCTCGTCCTGCTGACCGGGGAACTGGGCGCCGGCAAGACCACCTTGACCCGCGGACTCGGCGAAGGCCTCGGCGTACGCGGGGCGGTGACCTCGCCGACCTTCGTGATCGCCCGGGTGCACCCGTCGCTGACCGGCGGCCCGGCCCTGGTGCACGTGGACGCGTACCGGCTCGGCGGCGGGCTCGACGAGATGGAGGACCTGGACCTCGACGTCTCGCTGCCCGAGTCCGTGGTCGTCGTGGAATGGGGCGACGGCAAGGTCGAGGAGCTGTCCGACGATCGGCTGCACGTGGTGATCCGGCGGGCGGTGGGCCACGAGGAGGTCCTGGACGACGTCCGGGAGGTCGCCGTGCGCGGGATCGGCGGGCGCTGGTCGGCCGGGGCGGGTCTGGAGACCCTCGCGGGCGTCCTCTCGGAATGA
- a CDS encoding methyltransferase domain-containing protein, which yields MDPVTPEDFAALLAPEGSALLDSLREYDPAQELAVATRLRREHPAPLVSAALGQARLRQRAVAKFGAEDAHRMYFTPGGGEMATRASVASYRAERLAALGVRSLADLCCGIGGDALALARLGIRVLAVDHDPLTVAVARANAQALGLADLIEVREADVTEVDTAGYDAVFIDPARRGGRGRIFDPESYSPPLSWAIATARAAKFAAIKIAPGIPHEAVPAEAAAEWISDQGDVKEAVLWFGTAPGEIRATLLPGPRALATADPLPDPDAGPVGRYLYEPDGAVIRAHLVAEVAEQLGGRLIDPTIAYITADELHETPYATSYEITDVLPFGLKKLKALMRERGVGILTVKKRGSAIEPEELRKKVKPQGPNSATVFLTRVAGAPSMLIGSPTAKP from the coding sequence ATGGACCCCGTGACCCCCGAAGACTTCGCCGCGCTCCTCGCTCCCGAGGGCAGCGCCCTCCTCGACTCGCTCCGGGAGTACGACCCCGCCCAGGAGCTCGCCGTCGCCACCCGGCTGCGCCGCGAGCACCCCGCCCCGCTGGTCTCCGCCGCCCTCGGGCAGGCCCGGCTGCGGCAGCGCGCGGTGGCGAAGTTCGGGGCCGAGGACGCCCACCGGATGTACTTCACCCCCGGCGGCGGCGAGATGGCCACCCGCGCGTCGGTGGCCTCGTACCGCGCCGAGCGGCTCGCGGCCCTGGGCGTACGCAGCCTCGCGGACCTGTGCTGCGGCATCGGCGGCGACGCCCTCGCCCTGGCCCGGCTCGGCATCCGCGTGCTGGCGGTGGACCACGACCCGCTGACCGTCGCCGTCGCCCGCGCCAACGCCCAGGCGCTGGGGCTCGCGGACCTGATCGAGGTCCGGGAGGCGGACGTCACGGAGGTGGACACCGCGGGCTACGACGCCGTGTTCATCGACCCGGCCCGGCGGGGCGGGCGCGGCCGCATCTTCGACCCGGAGTCCTACTCCCCGCCGCTGTCCTGGGCGATCGCCACCGCCCGTGCCGCGAAGTTCGCCGCGATCAAGATCGCACCCGGGATCCCCCACGAGGCGGTCCCCGCCGAGGCTGCGGCCGAGTGGATCTCCGACCAGGGGGACGTGAAGGAGGCCGTCCTGTGGTTCGGGACCGCCCCCGGCGAGATCCGCGCGACCCTGCTGCCCGGCCCGCGCGCGCTGGCCACCGCCGATCCGCTGCCCGACCCCGATGCCGGTCCGGTCGGCCGCTACCTCTACGAGCCCGACGGGGCCGTGATCCGGGCCCACCTCGTCGCCGAGGTCGCGGAGCAGCTGGGCGGCCGGCTGATCGACCCGACGATCGCGTACATCACCGCCGACGAGCTGCACGAGACCCCGTACGCGACCTCGTACGAGATCACCGACGTCCTGCCCTTCGGCCTCAAGAAGCTCAAGGCGCTGATGCGCGAGCGCGGGGTCGGCATCCTGACGGTGAAGAAGCGCGGCTCGGCCATCGAGCCGGAGGAGCTCCGCAAGAAGGTGAAGCCGCAGGGGCCGAACTCCGCGACGGTGTTCCTGACCCGGGTCGCAGGGGCGCCCTCGATGCTGATCGGCTCGCCGACGGCCAAGCCCTGA
- a CDS encoding polysaccharide deacetylase family protein has protein sequence MRYARRLVAGTLAAGALALSLTGCGDSVDPIERMGRKATEDRTSPSPSAPASPSAAGSAVAGDEAYRKWGLNAPLQYAPKPAVKPQVPPAKPGRVQVIDRIPVPADDKVVFLTFDDGAEKNPEFLKMAADLKLPISMFLTDNIASSDYGHFEKLRDNGSNSTINNHTLTHPNLKTLSFAAQKKEICGQQERLEKRFGTKPTRFRPPYGNYNDDTLRAANECGISQLLLWRVSMQINNFQYAEGSALKPGDIILAHFRGPAELKGSTEIEMTTRMLQRIQEQGYRIGRLEDYL, from the coding sequence GTGAGGTACGCGCGCCGGTTGGTAGCCGGAACGCTGGCGGCCGGCGCGCTCGCGCTGTCCCTGACGGGGTGCGGGGACAGCGTGGACCCCATCGAACGAATGGGCCGCAAGGCGACGGAGGACAGGACCTCCCCGTCGCCTTCCGCCCCGGCCTCCCCCTCGGCGGCGGGCTCGGCGGTCGCGGGTGACGAGGCGTACCGGAAGTGGGGCCTGAACGCCCCCCTCCAGTACGCCCCCAAGCCGGCCGTCAAACCCCAGGTCCCGCCCGCCAAGCCGGGCCGGGTCCAGGTCATCGACCGAATACCCGTCCCGGCGGACGACAAGGTCGTCTTCCTGACGTTCGACGACGGCGCGGAGAAGAACCCCGAGTTCCTGAAGATGGCGGCCGATCTGAAGCTGCCGATCAGCATGTTCCTGACGGACAACATCGCCTCGTCGGACTACGGCCACTTCGAAAAGCTCCGCGACAACGGATCCAACAGCACGATAAACAACCACACGCTGACGCACCCGAACCTCAAGACCCTCTCCTTCGCGGCACAGAAGAAGGAGATATGCGGTCAGCAGGAGCGTCTGGAGAAGCGGTTCGGTACGAAGCCGACCCGCTTCCGCCCGCCGTACGGCAACTACAACGACGACACCCTCAGGGCCGCGAACGAGTGCGGGATATCGCAGCTCCTCCTGTGGCGCGTGTCGATGCAGATCAACAACTTCCAGTACGCCGAGGGTTCCGCCCTCAAACCGGGCGACATCATCCTGGCCCACTTCCGCGGCCCCGCCGAGCTCAAGGGCTCGACGGAGATCGAGATGACCACGCGGATGCTCCAGCGGATACAGGAGCAGGGGTACCGGATCGGGCGCCTGGAGGACTACCTCTAG
- the rimI gene encoding ribosomal protein S18-alanine N-acetyltransferase, with protein MTATAAVLREMRWWDIEPVLELEHELFPEDAWSAGMFWSELAHARGPGATRRYVVAEDEGGRIVGYAGLAAAGDLGDVQTIAAARDQWGTGLGARLLTDLLRAASDFECAEVLLEVRVDNTRAQKLYARFGFEPIGFRRGYYQPGNVDALVMRLSDPATSVPADGPVQGETTHG; from the coding sequence GTGACCGCCACCGCCGCCGTACTGCGCGAAATGCGCTGGTGGGACATCGAGCCCGTGCTGGAGCTGGAGCACGAGCTGTTCCCCGAGGACGCCTGGTCCGCCGGGATGTTCTGGTCCGAGCTCGCGCACGCCCGCGGCCCCGGTGCCACCCGCCGCTACGTCGTGGCCGAAGACGAGGGCGGCCGCATCGTCGGCTACGCCGGGCTGGCCGCCGCCGGGGACCTGGGCGACGTACAGACCATCGCCGCCGCCCGCGACCAGTGGGGCACCGGGCTCGGCGCCCGGCTGCTGACCGACCTGCTGCGCGCCGCCAGCGATTTCGAGTGCGCCGAGGTGCTGCTGGAGGTGCGGGTGGACAACACCCGGGCCCAGAAGCTGTACGCGCGCTTCGGCTTCGAGCCGATCGGCTTCCGGCGCGGCTACTACCAGCCCGGCAACGTCGACGCGCTCGTGATGCGCCTTTCCGACCCCGCAACCTCCGTCCCCGCGGACGGACCCGTACAAGGTGAGACGACCCATGGCTGA
- a CDS encoding alpha/beta fold hydrolase — protein MSENWRKAGWAGAAIGVIAAGAAAGVAVERITVGRGMRMKARLALDATGDYGSLRGAPGTARAEDGTPLYYEIDELPEEGKRRRLRRKAPAPPTVVFCHGYCLAQDSWHFQRAALRGLVRAVYWDQRSHGRSGRGLAQAEGEPVTIDQLGRDLKAVIDAAAPEGPLILVGHSMGGMTIMGLAEQFPELVRERVAGVVFVGTSSGRLDEVTYGLPSVGFGAVRRLLPGVLKALGSQVELVEKGRRATADLFAGMVKMYSFASPDVDPGVARFAERLIEGTPIDVVAEFYPAFQTHDKAAALQRFADIPVTVIAGDGDMVTPPGHSQTIKDALPSAELVVLESAGHLMMLEHPDTVTRLLTGLLARTAVVPAPANVSGHGRSTAGSGS, from the coding sequence GTGAGCGAGAACTGGCGCAAGGCCGGCTGGGCCGGAGCGGCCATCGGCGTGATAGCCGCGGGCGCGGCCGCCGGAGTCGCGGTCGAACGGATCACCGTCGGGCGGGGCATGCGCATGAAGGCGCGCCTGGCCCTCGACGCCACCGGGGACTACGGCTCCCTGCGCGGGGCCCCCGGCACCGCGCGGGCCGAGGACGGCACCCCGCTCTACTACGAGATCGACGAACTGCCCGAAGAGGGCAAGCGGCGCCGGCTGCGCCGCAAGGCCCCGGCCCCGCCGACCGTGGTGTTCTGCCACGGCTACTGCCTCGCGCAGGACTCCTGGCACTTCCAGCGCGCGGCCCTGCGCGGTCTGGTCCGCGCCGTGTACTGGGACCAGCGCAGCCACGGCCGCAGCGGCCGCGGGCTGGCCCAGGCCGAGGGCGAGCCGGTGACCATCGACCAGCTCGGCCGCGATCTGAAGGCCGTCATCGACGCGGCCGCCCCCGAGGGCCCGCTGATCCTGGTCGGTCACTCGATGGGCGGCATGACCATCATGGGACTCGCGGAGCAGTTCCCCGAGCTCGTCCGCGAGCGGGTGGCCGGGGTGGTCTTCGTCGGCACCTCCAGCGGCCGCCTGGACGAGGTGACGTACGGGCTGCCCTCCGTGGGCTTCGGGGCGGTACGCCGCCTGCTGCCCGGGGTGCTCAAGGCGCTCGGCTCCCAGGTGGAGCTGGTGGAGAAGGGCCGCCGGGCCACGGCCGACCTGTTCGCCGGCATGGTCAAGATGTACTCCTTCGCCTCGCCCGACGTGGACCCGGGCGTCGCCCGCTTCGCCGAGCGGCTCATCGAGGGCACCCCCATCGACGTGGTCGCCGAGTTCTACCCGGCCTTCCAGACGCACGACAAGGCCGCCGCGCTCCAGCGGTTCGCCGACATCCCCGTCACCGTCATCGCCGGGGACGGCGACATGGTCACCCCGCCCGGCCACAGCCAGACCATCAAGGACGCGCTGCCCTCCGCGGAACTGGTCGTCCTGGAGTCCGCCGGGCACCTGATGATGCTGGAACACCCGGACACCGTGACCCGGCTGCTCACCGGGCTGCTGGCGCGCACCGCGGTGGTGCCCGCACCGGCTAACGTTTCCGGTCATGGAAGAAGTACCGCAGGCAGCGGTTCCTGA